aaaactttatttatattagttacATTCTTTATCCAACAGGTATTACAAAAAGCTATTGAACTggtagatttcagcttatttctaaactgttcgtatTCTaatgcgttgtgtattttttgtCGTAGTAATAATTCTTGAAGTGGAAAACAAgacagcttgacaggttggaatAGAGGGTTgctttattccaggatgtaatacagcgagatacagattTAGGTTGAATATTCTGGAGCGGTTTTCGAGACGTcttccttggctgtcgatccCTCTTCTccccgaaccaaagggttggggcgagtatcataataaagaaaatgtgaagaacaagagaacagaagcactctcacccttgataaggtatatggccctggctatgtcccagacGACCAGTTTGGTTcatccttgttgagacataacaaattGCGGAATTTTTTAAATAGCACCTTGTATGAGAGGCACTGTTTCTAGACTAATATAATGTGAACACCGAGCAACACTAAACATTCTACAGAACACATCTGCAACCAAAACAAGTCATCATATTTGAAGGAATAAATGAAATGACATTTGCCTGTGCTATAGGCTAATGATTAAAAAGCACAAACCATCTGCGACATTAGCAAACAACCAATGCCTTGCTGTCAGTTTGGAACTAGCAGTGCATAATAACCATGTTTTTTATTGCTTATAAAGCCGGTGTCAGGGAGTAAGGAAAGTGGAGGTAGCCTCTGAGGACATGGTCCCAACAGAGCATCTCCTGGATGAGCACACGGGATCTCTGGGAACGCGCCGGAACACGCACGGCATCCACGTGTGCAGAAGCCCTACGGCCCGACGTGCAAACTTCTGTCCCACGAAAGCATAAATGATGGGGTTCAGAGAGCAATGTGTGAAAGCAATGGCCTCCGTGATCTGGATGAACAATGGCAGGTCGAACTCAGAATTGGCACCAAAGTTTTCATTTTGGTCTCTGTAGTAACTCAGAAACAGCGCAATGTTATAGGGGGTCCAGAAAAGGAAAAAGACCACAACGATTATGATGACTAGCTTGACCGCGCGGTACCGCTTAGTGCTCCTCATGGCCATGAGAGACGGCAAGACTCGGGAATAGCAAACCGCCATAACCAGCAGTGGAATCAACAGTCCGAAGACATTGTTCGACAGGATGACATAGTCCCTCTTGGTGTTCCTCTCGGAGAAGAtttcacacagccacacagaacACCTTTGATCCTCCTGCAGCTGCAGGCTGGCCATGCTCGGCAGGGAGATGAAGAAACTCAGCACCCACACCAACGCGGTCACAGCCACGCCCAGCCTGGTGCGACGATGGCGGGCCAgggtgtgggcgtgcatgatgACCACGTAGCGATCCAACGTCATGACGATCACACAGAATACGCCCCCGTAGAATCCCACCAGGTAGAGGCTGGAGATGAGATGGCACATGAACGCGCCGAAGATCCAGTTTCTGGAGAAGGCGTTGTGGGAGTAGAAGGGCATGGACAGGACGAAGAAGAGGTCGGATATGGCCAGGTTGAGGAGGCAGATGTCTGTCATGTTGATCTGGCTGCTGTGCTTGGCAAAGACGGCCACCACAAGGCCGTTACCTTGAAAGCACAACAAACTATCAGTGCTTCTGCTTTGAGTAACATCCTGCACTTATTAAGACTAATGGCACTTAACGGTGCTTTTGGTATGATTCAAgggttgtaaagagagagggagcaggaagcCGCGGAGGAGAGAACAATTTTGACACTCAACAATCAAACaacatcccctccctccctgcttcaAAATCCCAGACGTTTCTCCATCCCTGCGGTGTAGCGTCAGCTTACCTGTGATGGACTGcaattccctgaaccaatcaggctTCTGTCTAAAATCAATATtggcacacacagaggcaggtgcAGTCAACTCAACACCAATATTACCATATTCTCGCTATTGATGAGCATTTCACGTGCTCACCAATAGCTGTGGGAAATGACACTCATAGCTCTAAACCGCATCTGACCTTTTAATCCTTGATGTTTAGTTTTGTGGTTATCGAAGACTTTGTGCTATGATACGATACACTTAACCATGGACACAATCACTCAATTGACTATTTCTCCTCCACTATACTTAATAACCTTTAAGCCCTACTCCAAGACATCAGACCATCCACACAAATACTGGTGACCCCTTTTTTGGActgcaaaaaaataatcaaattagCAGATGAGAGCAGTTGAATGCATGGAAGGTAAAATGGCAAGTTTTAGGTGTTTAGAATGTTTAACATAACTGGAGACGTGTGATGAATATgagcacaacccccccccccacccccccacccccccccccatacacgcacacaaacacacacacaaacacacaaatacacacacacacaaatacacaatataaGTTGGACTCTGACCTATCAAGCCAAGGATGAAGACCAGACTGTAGAGGATGGGGAGAAATACCGGGCCATAGCTCCAAAACTCCGGGGTGCTGTTTTTACACACAGTCCAGTCCCCTTCGTTATAGTAGTTTGCATAGTCGTAGTCACCTGCAGAGAGAATACAATTTACTTTTACATTTTAGTAGGCTATGTAAATTAGGTAATTTACTTAGGACTGGAACACAGGTGAAAATTGATTCGTTTGTTCATAATTGAATTGCAAAAGTGAGAAAACACACTCGTCAGATGTGTCTTTTTCCTAAACAAGATATTGTCTGTTAGCTGGTTAGTCTGCTGTCCATGGAAACATACTCTGATTATGGCCGGTTCTGTCTGCTGTTATGTGATATCAACAATCACTTGAAGAGAGTGACCATGTCAATAGCTTAATACATGTAGTTGCACGCATTGACAAACGCATTTTAAATCATGTCTTTGACTCTAAAATCACAAATAAATCGACTCACCCAGACTGGTGTTGATGAAATCTGCGTCAGACATTGTGTtgtaaatcaatcaatcattcaatctatctatcaatcaatcaatcaatcaatcaatcaataaatcaatcaagTGTGCATATGCTCAATAGAGCCCTGTGTGAGTCCTTCTTACTACCGGTGGATGACTGCTGGAGAATAGAGAAATCTACACTCAGCttatgttttagtgtgtgtttgtgtgtgtttgtgtgtgtgtgtgtgtgtgtgtgtgtgtgtgtgtgtgtgtgtgtgtgtgtgtgtgtgtgtgtgtgtgtgtgtgtgtgtgtgtgtgtgtgtgtgtgtgtgcgcccaacACTGCATATATTATTTGAATAGTCTATTTAGGgggcaacacacacagcactgtgGTCAGAACACACAGCACATCTGCCTGACCTTAAAAcaggaaaacacaaacatatttgCATATTATTTTAGGTGCCATCTGTTGAGGTTTCAGAATGCCATGCCGTGAGAACTTCCTTAGATCTTAGAGATAATAAACTCAAAAGATTTGAGTTTCAAAGATTTGAAACTAAGATTTGACCTTGTGCCCTATGCCTACCTTCCTGTGTacacttgtttgtgtgtgcgtgtgtgcatgtgtttgtatgcaccGATATGTATGCGGGCATTGGGTTACATCGGTCATTTAGTGACCCCTCGTGGTGGAACGATGGAATCAATTATCACAAAGCATTCTGGGAGAAGTGTTTGAATTCCTATTACTATTCGGTTCTAAATTTAACACGGTATGAACAGTATCACTTTACAAATACAGTGTAATGTAATACTCATTTTGGATTCATATTTGATCACTTTCGGTTCTATCTTGGACTTTTAGTTTGGGATTTCCTCCTGTATCCTGTATCGCAAACGTTAATCAAAACACCAATTCATGTGCAGCTTACTACGTTGAACACATTGTTGGTAGCATTAATTTTCTTTCATTACGTTAAATTATCCATTTTGCCAGCTGGTGCACAGTGAATTCTCAATGGTTTGATTGACGTTGGAGTTGCTGATGAAGGCGGGCTCGAGCTGCTCGGACAACCTAGGTTGAGGTAGGATCCCAAATTATAGCGGTGTCCCGATCTACCACAACGCAATTTCCGGTCTCTTACTTCCTTTTCCTGTTAACTCGCTTTGTACGCCAGTTAACAGTCACCTGACTGAGCAAGTTAAGtaaaaacattcaaataataaaaacaacgtGACTGGGAGAATGAATATGTAGTTCAAGCGAAAAGAAATCGACGGCAGAAACATACAACGGAGAGTCGGAGACAGATACCGTTCTATCGGAAGTAGCATACCTCCCTATTTCCCGCCCCTCGCCACTAAACCATGAACGTAACGTATCCATGTTAaatgaaagtcccgccctctctttgGTCAATAACGCTTAATTGGGTCACCCCCATCCACCAGGCGTTCCGTCCTGAGACGAGCCCGCCTGGGAAGTGGGAACGAGGTTAGGGACAACCATAGTCgtttgaggagagaggagcccgGGATTATTCCCTGTTGTATCGTTGACACCTCTCGGAATGACTCGATACAATTTCGTTGTACCTCTGTAAGTTCACACTTTCGCTCGCTTGTTAAATTGCAGTCCGTCTAAAATGACTCTAACATCTTAACTTtgaatttgttattttttcttcacGTCAACGGTGGTTATCAAGACgcgctgtgtgttgtggagTTGTGGAGCGACACATTTTTTAATCGTGTGtcatacagacagacggacctATCTCATATCTCTGACAGTGATTCTTTATGACGTGCATCGTTTCGCAGGTGGTGATGGCTGTCCACGTGGATTGTGGAAGTCCATGACGAACAGATCACCGACTGGTGGATCATCATCTGAAGCTGGATAACAAACTGTGCAGCGCATCAAAGTGTCATTCTCAAAACATGGACTACAGGGACACCAAAAGCACCTCCAAGCCGCCCTCGGGGTAGGTCCAAGCAAACCCGCACGTTATCGAGGgtaaatatttaattattaaGTTAGTCATGGTGCCATTCAACATCATTGCGCATATTAAAAGTGGAATGCAGGACTCTGATGAATTGGTCCGAGCACAAATCCGCGCGTAAACACAGCTGACACACACCCGACACACACCCGGGCTTCACACTTTTGAAAAGCGTTTGCAGGCCATTCAGGTTTGAATAGAGAGGGTTCGAGCAGGGACGCCCGCCCCGCTTCACTGGCGGGACGCTGCGGACCCCAGTCGGACGTTTTGAAACCACAGCAGGCAGTATTGAATCCACTTTTCACTAGAAGCTGAGCCCAATCAATGCACTGGCTGGGTGGCTGAGTTTGAACCTTGCTGGTTCAAGTTCAAAGTAGGCCAAAAGCATACTGATTAGTTCACTAAGAATGACTTAGTAAGTAGCCTATGCTGCAACATAACACTTTGAAATCAGTGGGATTTTGCAATGTAGAAGTTCTACACATGTAAGGTAAACCAGCCAGTGTAGGGTGTTATTCACACTtcggaactgtgtgtgtgtgcgcgtgtgtgtgtgtgtgtgtgtgtgtgtgtgtgtgtgtgtgtgtgtgtgtgtgtgtgtgtgtgtgtgtgtgtgtgtgtgtgtgtgtgtgtgtgtgtgtgtgtgtgtgtgtgtgtgtgtgtgtgcgcgaccaCGTGTGTTGTGAAAATAAATGCGTAAAAAgatgcataattattatgattgtGTCAACCTCACCAACCTCACCATGACATCATCTACTACGCACAAGGTGTGGTTAAATATACTGGCACATTGGGGTCATACAAAATCTTGTCTCCTAAAGCTGTGAATATGTCATGGCCTTGTCAGATAACAGCTGCCCgcccctgttgttgttgttgttgttgttgttgttgttgttgttgttttgattaTTTAGTTCCACTCTGAAAGATCCACTAAAGAAAATGGCAAGGTAAAATCATGTATTTTTTTGatattgtacgtcctggcacttaaaaataatatttagcattgtgtagcatcttatcctaactatctgtgttgtgttgttgtaagtgcttggcactggTATCCTTAACTGTACCAACctcgatatattgtttctttcgaagtcgctttggataaaagcgtctactaAATGCTCTCTATGTGAATGTTGTAGAATCACTGTTGGGTAacgagcaagacacctcacgaATCAGGGCACCTAATAGCAACAACACTAGGGTCCACTACAACGGGCTTCCTAGTTCAGAGCCCCTTCACTTGTTTAGTTCCAGACCACTGAGATCTTAGTGGCTTGAGTAGGCTGTGTCCACACTGTGTCAGTGGGCAATCAGAGTCTAAGCAACCTTTCATCTGGTCAGCGTGGGACATTTCTGTCCGCCTAGATCGCCACGGCAACCGCGTTGCGAGGGGACCCCTCTCTGCAGTCATCACGCGCAGGGTTCCTTTAGCGCTTGGGCGGATTCCTTAATAAAAATGCCGAAACACACCGTTCattgaaacacacgcacacaagaacgcacgcacgcgcacgcttGCACagtaagtgtgtttttgttcgGCACAGTGTGCATACTTTGTTGTTTGATGCGTTTCTGCAGAGATGGCCTAGTATGCTTGGGCTTCGGCCTCTATGCTGGTGTTCTGTGACAACTAGCAGCTAGTTTGTATTTCTCAGAAAATGCACCCTCAGTTTGCCCCTAATGCTGATTGACATATTTCTGTCTATTTGTTGGTTCGTTGATCCAAACGGAAAACCGAACTGTGATGGTGATAGGTCTTCAAGGAAGAAGCAAGGTGTATTATGTTGTACTTTTTGGCGTTTAATATGATTAGTTACTGTACACAATCGTAAAAGTCCCCTGTTAACACAACTGCCTCAATTAGCACAACACCTAGCTTgggttccatgtgtgtgtgtgtgtgtgtgtgtgtgtgtgtgtgtgtgtgtgtgtgtgtgtgtgtgtgtgtgtgtgtgtgtgtgtgtgtgtgtgtgtgtgtgtgtgtgtgtgtgtgtgtgtgtgtgtgtgtgtgttagagcccgaccgatataggatttttaaggccgataccgatacgaatattttgtgattaaaaaatccgatatgccgatatatcggccgatatatattaaaaaaaaaaatccagaaacgcgcaacaaaacaaacagatttccctaacattggttatttgtagttatcctttaaatccttttcactctcaactaacacgtaacaacagcaaaactggacatgttagtcatgaattaagtcatgcttatcgactttagagaattgatggggatgttcttttaattgttattcaagcaatgtatgtcttgtgacagttgccaacttaccatgaacacacttgcacacatgagctgtgttggaaattattccctattcactccctcactattccctatatagcctagtgtttatgatatagtgcactatatagggaacgaacaaacgagaattcggacactacactgaacatttctaagcgtcatttgcgtcagtaaatgcgccgggtatttgtgtgacgcagacagatgctcccacatcatgtaaacaaaccgggcaatcccgaggaaagctggagcttgtattgatgttgaatgcaacatttccttgatcaagtttttttaattaattttgaatattacattttctatgttaactcccaaaattgttgacatctctaaacgaaagccggagactccatcattaaatgttttagttttcgcggttattcagcttcttct
The Gadus macrocephalus chromosome 6, ASM3116895v1 DNA segment above includes these coding regions:
- the LOC132459379 gene encoding C-C chemokine receptor type 1-like, whose translation is MSDADFINTSLGDYDYANYYNEGDWTVCKNSTPEFWSYGPVFLPILYSLVFILGLIGNGLVVAVFAKHSSQINMTDICLLNLAISDLFFVLSMPFYSHNAFSRNWIFGAFMCHLISSLYLVGFYGGVFCVIVMTLDRYVVIMHAHTLARHRRTRLGVAVTALVWVLSFFISLPSMASLQLQEDQRCSVWLCEIFSERNTKRDYVILSNNVFGLLIPLLVMAVCYSRVLPSLMAMRSTKRYRAVKLVIIIVVVFFLFWTPYNIALFLSYYRDQNENFGANSEFDLPLFIQITEAIAFTHCSLNPIIYAFVGQKFARRAVGLLHTWMPCVFRRVPRDPVCSSRRCSVGTMSSEATSTFLTP